Proteins encoded by one window of Paraburkholderia sprentiae WSM5005:
- a CDS encoding LysR substrate-binding domain-containing protein, translating to MRIPPLKAIIAFESVARTKSVNRAADELGLTASAVSHQLSNLESIIGQALFQRSGRGLVLTPTGERYLADVTGSLADLSRATERASSRTDVDILRVHSSPSFGLMWLLPRLSSFQQANGDIQLNLACSYENVSFSNGFYDIDVRHGYGNWTHVEVKTVRGEFIAPLASPRYLALHPVKTPEDLLAHRLIYSESPLVQWKQWFGRTGVSAAHKTFDFSFDRSYMSLETAALGLGIALESLMLASVKMREGLLVPVFDVSFAVEVGAHHLVYPAQNAELPRVERFLAWIEREAAADLRA from the coding sequence ATGCGCATCCCACCGCTGAAGGCAATCATTGCGTTCGAAAGCGTTGCCCGCACGAAAAGCGTGAATCGCGCGGCCGATGAACTCGGCCTGACAGCGTCGGCGGTGAGCCATCAGCTGAGCAACCTCGAGTCGATCATCGGGCAGGCGTTGTTCCAGCGCTCCGGCCGCGGGCTCGTGCTGACGCCGACCGGCGAGCGTTATCTGGCCGACGTGACGGGCTCGCTCGCGGATCTGAGCCGCGCAACCGAACGCGCGTCGAGCCGCACCGATGTCGACATCCTGCGCGTGCATTCGAGCCCGAGCTTCGGCCTGATGTGGTTGCTGCCGAGGCTGTCGTCGTTCCAGCAAGCGAACGGCGACATCCAGCTGAACCTCGCTTGCTCATACGAAAACGTATCGTTCTCGAACGGCTTCTACGACATCGACGTGCGCCACGGCTACGGCAACTGGACCCATGTCGAAGTCAAAACGGTGCGTGGCGAGTTCATCGCGCCGCTCGCGTCGCCGAGGTACCTCGCACTGCATCCGGTGAAGACGCCGGAAGACCTGCTGGCGCATCGGTTGATCTATTCCGAGTCGCCGCTCGTGCAGTGGAAACAGTGGTTTGGCAGAACCGGCGTCTCTGCCGCGCACAAGACGTTCGATTTCTCGTTCGACCGCTCGTACATGTCGCTCGAAACCGCGGCGCTCGGGCTCGGCATCGCGCTCGAAAGCCTGATGCTCGCCTCGGTGAAGATGCGCGAAGGACTGCTCGTGCCCGTATTCGACGTCAGCTTTGCGGTCGAAGTCGGCGCCCATCATCTCGTCTATCCGGCGCAGAACGCGGAGTTGCCGCGCGTCGAGCGCTTTCTCGCGTGGATCGAGCGCGAAGCCGCCGCCGACTTGCGGGCCTGA
- a CDS encoding ABC transporter substrate-binding protein: protein MNHFDDDRVPTNLARRAWLGRAARAAGAAALGGAAFGLPGVRASADEALKPLKLSWNAGAICTAPVPVAAQQGFFRKHGLQVELVNFAGSTDQLLEAIATGKSDAGVGMALRWIKPLEQGFDVKLTAGIHGGCMRLLATRASGIVDLQGLKGRTVGVSDMASPAKNFFAITLKKLGIDPDNDVRWRQYPAPLLGEALKKGEVQAIADGDPTIWTLRETDHLHEVSNNLCGEYANRVCCVLGVRGSLVRKDRASAQALTQALLEATEWTANHPAEAAAIFAPNAPGANVAQLTEMLKSHTDRHHPVGDAFKQEIALYADDLKSVGVLNAGTSSQRFATRVFSDVLA, encoded by the coding sequence ATGAATCATTTCGACGACGACCGCGTGCCGACGAACCTCGCGCGCCGCGCATGGCTCGGCCGCGCGGCACGGGCCGCGGGCGCGGCCGCGTTAGGCGGCGCCGCATTCGGGTTGCCGGGCGTACGCGCATCGGCCGATGAAGCGTTGAAGCCGCTCAAATTGTCGTGGAACGCGGGCGCGATCTGCACGGCGCCGGTGCCGGTCGCCGCGCAGCAAGGCTTTTTCCGCAAGCATGGGCTGCAAGTGGAGCTCGTCAACTTCGCCGGTTCGACCGACCAGTTGCTCGAAGCCATCGCGACCGGCAAGTCCGATGCCGGTGTCGGCATGGCGCTGCGCTGGATCAAGCCGCTCGAACAGGGCTTCGACGTGAAGCTGACGGCGGGCATCCACGGCGGCTGCATGCGGCTGCTCGCGACGCGCGCATCGGGCATCGTCGATCTGCAAGGGCTCAAGGGGCGCACGGTCGGCGTCAGCGACATGGCGAGCCCGGCGAAGAATTTCTTCGCGATCACGCTGAAGAAGCTCGGCATCGATCCCGATAACGACGTGCGCTGGCGCCAGTATCCGGCGCCGCTGCTCGGCGAGGCGCTCAAGAAGGGTGAGGTGCAGGCGATCGCCGACGGCGATCCGACCATCTGGACACTGCGCGAGACCGACCATCTGCACGAGGTGTCGAACAACCTGTGCGGCGAGTACGCGAACCGCGTGTGCTGCGTGCTGGGCGTGCGCGGCTCGCTGGTCCGCAAGGACCGCGCGAGCGCGCAGGCACTCACGCAGGCGCTGCTCGAAGCAACCGAATGGACCGCGAATCATCCGGCCGAGGCGGCGGCGATTTTCGCGCCGAATGCACCGGGCGCGAACGTCGCGCAACTGACCGAAATGCTGAAAAGCCACACCGATCGTCACCATCCGGTCGGCGATGCGTTCAAGCAGGAAATCGC
- a CDS encoding PRC-barrel domain-containing protein, with protein sequence MDPLDPAAPLDPLDPLDPNASAPRAQPAAGARIAGGGVGDGPGPEVMAAATLDGNKVISSDGQDLGKISDIMLDVRSGRIAYAVLTEGAFLGIGGTLHAIPWRALTLDTDRKCFQLDATAEQVKSSPGFDKDHWPAMADRSWGTSVHQFYHRDPYWEATREVVENDPATRVDPTTGI encoded by the coding sequence ATGGACCCGCTCGATCCCGCCGCACCGCTCGATCCGCTTGATCCCCTCGATCCGAACGCCTCCGCGCCTCGCGCGCAGCCGGCCGCCGGCGCACGTATCGCCGGTGGCGGCGTCGGCGACGGTCCCGGCCCCGAGGTGATGGCCGCCGCGACGCTCGACGGCAACAAGGTGATCTCCTCCGATGGCCAGGACCTCGGCAAGATCTCCGACATCATGCTCGATGTGCGCAGCGGCCGCATCGCGTACGCGGTGCTGACGGAGGGCGCTTTTCTCGGCATCGGCGGGACCTTGCACGCAATCCCGTGGCGTGCGCTGACGCTCGACACGGACCGCAAGTGCTTCCAGCTGGACGCCACGGCCGAGCAGGTGAAAAGCTCGCCGGGCTTCGACAAGGACCATTGGCCCGCGATGGCCGATCGCTCATGGGGTACGTCGGTCCATCAGTTCTATCATCGTGACCCGTACTGGGAAGCCACGCGCGAGGTAGTCGAAAACGATCCCGCGACACGTGTCGATCCGACGACCGGGATCTAA
- a CDS encoding SDR family NAD(P)-dependent oxidoreductase: MLLENRTIIVTGAASPRGIGKATARALAAQGARVVILDLRLDDAQSAAAGLGAAHLGLACDVTDKDACIAAARDTLQRFGRIDGLVNNAGITQPVRTLEITGKDFDAIVDVNLRGTLHMSQAVLPAMKEQNGGSIVCMSSVSAQRGGGIFGGPHYSAAKAGVLGLAKAMAREFGANHIRVNAITPGLIQTDITGDKLTPAMREDIIKGIPLGRLGDAADVANACLFLLSDLSSYLTGITLDVNGGMLIH, translated from the coding sequence ATGCTGCTCGAGAACCGGACCATCATCGTGACGGGCGCGGCGTCGCCGCGAGGCATCGGCAAGGCCACGGCCCGCGCGCTAGCCGCGCAAGGCGCGCGGGTCGTGATCCTCGATCTGCGCCTCGACGATGCGCAAAGCGCGGCCGCCGGGCTCGGCGCGGCGCATCTCGGTCTCGCCTGCGACGTGACGGACAAGGACGCCTGCATCGCCGCCGCGCGCGATACGCTGCAGCGCTTCGGACGCATCGACGGTCTCGTCAACAACGCGGGCATCACGCAGCCGGTGCGCACGCTCGAGATCACCGGCAAGGACTTCGACGCGATCGTCGACGTCAATCTGCGCGGCACGCTGCACATGTCGCAAGCGGTGCTTCCGGCGATGAAGGAGCAGAACGGCGGCAGCATCGTCTGCATGTCGTCGGTATCGGCGCAGCGCGGCGGCGGCATCTTCGGCGGGCCGCATTACAGTGCCGCGAAAGCGGGCGTGCTCGGTCTGGCCAAAGCGATGGCGCGTGAATTCGGCGCGAACCATATCCGCGTGAACGCGATCACGCCGGGCCTCATTCAAACCGACATCACCGGCGACAAACTGACGCCCGCGATGCGCGAGGACATCATCAAAGGCATTCCGCTCGGCCGGCTGGGCGACGCCGCGGACGTCGCGAACGCGTGCCTGTTTCTGCTGAGCGACCTGTCGAGCTATCTGACGGGGATCACCCTCGACGTCAACGGCGGCATGCTGATCCACTGA
- a CDS encoding ABC transporter permease: MSTHDFTLTERDARSTRSHAVEPAGFPDAAGHVARERRKRVVAVLAALGWLAGAALTRWWPALDDWPYTRELLMLKLVLAAASLAIGVAGWRARSAAKVRPTVAAGAALNARFDPMPWLLALSLGITGWEIATAQLEWLPRPFFAPPQALIAVYADDLPRLAASVAHSFVLLAYGYAAGALTGFVIGVAIGWSKAVGYWVHPMLRLIGPLPATAWLPLAFFFFPSSFSASVFLIALATAFPVAVLTWSGVASVDSAYYDVARTLGARPSFLILRVAIPAALPSVFVGLFMGLGASFAVLFVAEMMGVKAGLGWYLQWAQGWAAYPNMYAALLVMALMCSTLITLLFRVRDRLLAWQKGMLKW, encoded by the coding sequence TTGTCAACGCATGATTTCACCCTGACGGAGCGTGACGCCCGCTCGACTCGATCTCACGCTGTCGAACCGGCCGGCTTTCCCGACGCCGCCGGGCACGTCGCGCGCGAACGACGCAAGCGCGTCGTCGCGGTACTGGCCGCGCTTGGCTGGCTCGCCGGCGCCGCGCTCACGCGATGGTGGCCCGCGCTCGACGATTGGCCGTACACGCGCGAACTGCTGATGTTGAAGCTCGTGCTCGCGGCGGCGTCGCTGGCAATCGGCGTGGCCGGCTGGCGCGCGCGCAGCGCGGCAAAAGTTCGCCCAACCGTCGCGGCGGGCGCAGCGCTGAACGCACGGTTCGATCCGATGCCATGGCTACTCGCGTTGTCGCTCGGCATCACCGGATGGGAAATCGCCACCGCGCAACTCGAATGGCTGCCACGGCCGTTCTTCGCGCCGCCGCAGGCCCTGATCGCCGTCTACGCCGACGATCTGCCGCGGCTTGCCGCGAGCGTCGCCCATTCATTCGTGCTGCTTGCTTACGGCTACGCCGCCGGTGCGTTGACTGGCTTCGTGATCGGCGTCGCGATCGGCTGGTCGAAGGCGGTCGGCTACTGGGTGCATCCCATGCTGCGGCTGATTGGGCCGCTGCCCGCCACCGCGTGGCTGCCGCTCGCGTTCTTTTTCTTTCCGTCGAGCTTCAGCGCGAGCGTGTTCCTGATCGCGCTGGCGACCGCGTTTCCGGTTGCCGTGCTGACGTGGTCGGGCGTCGCGAGCGTCGACTCCGCTTACTACGACGTGGCCCGCACGCTCGGCGCGCGGCCGTCGTTCCTGATTCTGCGCGTGGCGATTCCGGCCGCGTTGCCGTCCGTGTTCGTGGGTCTCTTCATGGGCCTGGGTGCGTCGTTTGCCGTGCTGTTCGTCGCGGAGATGATGGGCGTGAAGGCGGGACTCGGCTGGTACTTGCAATGGGCGCAGGGCTGGGCCGCCTATCCGAACATGTATGCCGCGCTGCTCGTGATGGCCCTGATGTGCTCCACGCTCATCACGTTGCTGTTTCGCGTACGCGATCGTCTGCTGGCCTGGCAGAAAGGAATGCTGAAATGGTAA
- a CDS encoding ABC transporter ATP-binding protein translates to MVTASEAHFAAHTRQGARLDVHNVSHRFALRGAALPVLDDVSLSIEPGEFVALLGPSGCGKSTLLRLVAGLDVPAQGTIHADGERVGGPDPSRVVVFQDPTLFPWRTVRDNVGLGPDARRMKRDAAARIDAALELVGLSEFANAFPHQLSGGMAQRAALARALVNDPQLLVLDEPFGKLDSLTRMRMQGELVQLWQAQGFSVLLVTHDVEEALYVANRVIVFSERPARIVAQVRNDAPYPRHRDDPALVALRRQVLAQLGLDT, encoded by the coding sequence ATGGTAACGGCCTCCGAAGCGCACTTCGCCGCTCACACACGGCAAGGCGCACGCCTCGACGTGCACAACGTCAGTCACCGCTTCGCGCTGCGCGGCGCCGCGTTGCCAGTGCTCGACGACGTCAGTCTGTCGATCGAGCCCGGCGAATTCGTTGCGCTGCTGGGACCGAGCGGCTGCGGCAAGTCGACGTTGCTGCGTCTCGTGGCCGGCCTCGATGTCCCGGCGCAGGGCACGATCCACGCCGACGGCGAGCGCGTCGGCGGCCCCGACCCATCGCGGGTGGTGGTCTTCCAGGACCCGACGCTGTTCCCGTGGCGGACCGTGCGCGACAACGTCGGGCTCGGTCCCGACGCGCGTCGCATGAAGCGCGACGCCGCCGCGCGCATCGATGCCGCGCTCGAACTGGTCGGCCTGTCCGAATTCGCGAACGCGTTCCCGCATCAGCTGTCCGGCGGCATGGCGCAGCGCGCGGCGCTGGCGCGCGCGCTCGTCAACGACCCGCAACTGCTGGTGCTCGACGAACCGTTCGGCAAGCTCGATTCGCTCACGCGCATGCGCATGCAGGGCGAACTCGTGCAACTGTGGCAGGCGCAGGGCTTTTCGGTGCTGCTCGTGACGCACGACGTCGAGGAAGCGCTGTATGTCGCGAATCGCGTGATCGTGTTCAGCGAGCGGCCCGCGCGCATCGTCGCGCAGGTGCGCAACGACGCGCCGTATCCGCGGCATCGCGACGACCCCGCGCTCGTCGCGCTGCGCCGACAGGTGCTGGCGCAGCTTGGCCTCGACACCTGA
- a CDS encoding flavin reductase family protein gives MSNGIAKLFRHLTAGVYVIGVASGERRNAFTASSVMQVSFSPLLVAICISPEHQSYALLRSGAVFGISVLRADQQKLAEHFGTQSGRAVDKLATTRWRAGVTGAPLLLDALAHFDCRVVDDIEAGDHRVVIGRVVDGALVGTDGAPLIYAQTGNLDMSEGLYPGTFS, from the coding sequence ATGAGCAACGGAATCGCGAAGCTTTTCCGGCATTTGACGGCGGGGGTGTATGTGATCGGCGTAGCGAGTGGCGAGCGCCGCAATGCGTTCACCGCCAGCTCAGTGATGCAGGTTTCGTTTTCACCACTGCTGGTCGCGATCTGCATCAGTCCCGAGCATCAGTCGTACGCGCTTCTGCGCAGCGGCGCGGTGTTCGGGATCAGCGTGTTGCGCGCGGATCAACAGAAGCTCGCCGAGCACTTCGGCACGCAGTCGGGCCGCGCCGTCGACAAGCTCGCGACGACTCGCTGGCGTGCCGGCGTGACCGGCGCGCCGCTATTGCTCGATGCGCTCGCGCATTTCGACTGCCGGGTGGTCGACGACATCGAGGCGGGAGATCATCGCGTGGTCATCGGGCGTGTCGTCGATGGCGCGCTGGTCGGCACGGACGGCGCGCCGCTGATCTATGCTCAGACCGGCAATCTCGACATGAGCGAGGGTCTTTATCCCGGAACGTTTTCGTAG